Proteins encoded by one window of Cannabis sativa cultivar Pink pepper isolate KNU-18-1 chromosome 4, ASM2916894v1, whole genome shotgun sequence:
- the LOC133037447 gene encoding pentatricopeptide repeat-containing protein At3g05340 → MNSRWVFLNLNSHLPSWVSSVIKVYENPSPQTSRFILNHVDTSRLLSHGGGKEGHFYLGSSIHASMIKISDFFYSENGDILRNALVVWNSLLSSYSKRGDMLDALTLFDEMPMKDTVSWNTMISGFLRNGQFQMSFGYFKRLHEWEFQRFDKASLTTILSALDGPEFLDMNKMIHGLVIRSGYELETTVANSLITSYFKSCCLSSARQVFDEIFERNVITWTAMISGLAQSELFEESFKLFVMMRNGTVDPNSLTYLSSLMACSGLQALNEGRQIHALLWKLGIESNLHLESALMDLYTKCSSMEDAWQVFESAEELDEVSLTVILVGCAQNGLEEEAIQIFKKMVKTGIKVDPNMVSAVLGVFNVDTSLGLGKQIHSVVIKKNFTFNPYVNNGLINMYSKCGELNVSIKVFNEMPQRNPISWNSMIAAFARHGDGFGALQLYEKMKFEGVQPTDVTFLSLLHACSHVGLVEKGMEFLNVMAKDYGLSPRAEHYACVVDMLGRAGLLKEAKDFIEVLPENPGPLVWQALLGACSFHSDSELGKYAAEQLAMAAPDSPAPYVLLANIYSSEGNWKERARTIKRMKEMGVVKETGISWIEIEKKVHSFVVWDRLHPDVEIIYGVLDQLFRLMTDEGYVPNKRFILHCLDQDENR, encoded by the coding sequence ATGAACTCCAGATGGGTCTTCCTCAATCTTAACTCTCATTTACCATCTTGGGTTTCTTCAGTCATCAAAGTTTACGAAAACCCATCTCCACAAACCTCAAGATTTATCCTCAATCATGTCGATACAAGCCGCCTCCTTTCCCATGGTGGTGGGAAAGAAGGTCATTTTTATCTGGGTTCTTCCATTCATGCTTCTATGATCAAGATCTCTGATTTTTTTTACTCGGAGAATGGTGATATTTTACGTAATGCTCTTGTGGTTTGGAATTCTCTACTCTCTTCTTACTCAAAACGTGGTGACATGTTGGATGCTCTTACACTGTTTGATGAAATGCCTATGAAGGATACAGTTTCATGGAATACAATGATTTCGGGGTTTCTAAGAAATGGGCAGTTCCAAATGAGTTTTGGGTACTTCAAACGATTGCATGAATGGGAATTTCAGAGATTTGATAAAGCCTCTTTGACTACCATTTTGTCAGCATTAGATGGACCAGAGTTTCTTGATATGAATAAGATGATACATGGCTTAGTTATTAGAAGTGGATATGAGCTGGAAACTACGGTGGCAAATTCTTTGATAACATCATATTTTAAATCTTGTTGTTTAAGTTCAGCAAGACAAGTTTTTGATGAGATTTTTGAGAGGAATGTTATTACATGGACGGCTATGATCTCAGGTCTTGCACAGAGTGAATTGTTTGAAGAAAGTTTCAAATTGTTTGTGATGATGCGCAATGGAACTGTGGATCCTAATTCTTTGACTTATTTGAGCTCACTTATGGCATGTTCTGGTCTTCAGGCATTAAATGAAGGTCGTCAAATTCATGCCCTTTTATGGAAACTAGGAATTGAATCAAACTTGCATTTGGAGAGTGCACTGATGGACCTGTACACCAAATGCAGTAGTATGGAAGATGCATGGCAGGTTTTCGAGTCTGCAGAAGAACTTGATGAAGTTTCCTTGACTGTTATTCTTGTGGGTTGTGCTCAAAATGGGCTTGAGGAAGAAGCTATacaaatttttaagaaaatggtGAAGACAGGGATAAAAGTCGACCCAAATATGGTTTCAGCAGTTCTTGGAGTTTTTAATGTTGATACTTCTCTAGGTCTAGGGAAGCAAATACACAGTGTAGTGATTAAAAAGAATTTCACTTTCAATCCTTATGTCAACAATGGTCTTATAAATATGTACTCCAAATGTGGAGAGTTGAATGTGTCAATCAAAGTCTTCAATGAGATGCCTCAGAGGAACCCAATCTCATGGAATTCCATGATTGCAGCCTTTGCTCGTCACGGGGACGGCTTTGGAGCACTACAATTGTATGAAAAGATGAAATTTGAAGGTGTGCAGCCGACCGATGTTACATTTTTGTCTCTGCTTCATGCTTGCAGCCATGTAGGATTAGTTGAAAAAGGCATGGAGTTCCTGAATGTCATGGCTAAAGATTATGGTTTGAGTCCAAGAGCAGAGCACTATGCTTGTGTAGTTGACATGTTAGGCCGGGCCGGACTTCTcaaggaagctaaagattttattGAAGTCTTACCAGAAAATCCTGGTCCTCTAGTTTGGCAAGCACTACTTGGTGCTTGTAGTTTTCATTCTGATTCTGAATTGGGTAAATATGCTGCTGAGCAATTGGCTATGGCTGCTCCTGACAGTCCAGCACCATATGTTTTGCTGGCCAATATATATTCCTCAGAAGGGAATTGGAAAGAGAGAGCAAGAACAATTAAGAGAATGAAGGAAATGGGAGTTGTAAAAGAAACAGGTATTAGTTGGATTGAGATAGAAAAAAAAGTCCACAGCTTTGTTGTTTGGGATAGATTGCATCCAGATGTTGAGATCATTTATGGGGTTTTAGACCAACTATTTAGACTCATGACAGATGAGGGATATGTCCCAAATAAGAGATTTATTCTCCATTGTTTGGATCAAGATGAAAATAGATAG
- the LOC133037448 gene encoding probable polygalacturonase At1g80170, with translation MDKFFKLSFLGFLIASYTVAGNFLHDDFAMFDELDIESQDSEDDIDIDFFDIPSWKSERGGKVLVNVDSFGAVGDGVADDTQAFQKAWDTACSTPKAVLLVPQDRRYLVNATKFQGPCAEKLVIQIDGTIVAPDEPKNWNPKFARQWLEFSKLEGALFQGHGVIDGSGSKWWAASCKKNKTNPCKGAPTALTIDSSTAIKVKGLTIQNSQQMNFIISRSDSVRITGVQVTCPGDSPNTDGIHITQSTNVVLQESRISTGDDCVSIVNASSNIKMKRIYCGPGHGISIGSLGKDNSIGIVTQVVLDTAVLKETTNGVRIKTWQGGSGYVQGVRFQNVKMIDVANPIIIDQFYCDSPKSCENQSSAVNISKIIYKNISGTTKSEKAMKFACSDSVPCSNIVLSNVNLEKKDGTVETYCNSAQGSGYGTIHPSADCLSTHDNKNIQPIIDHNHDIVHTEL, from the exons ATGGATAAATTCTTTAAGCTTTCTTTTCTTGGTTTCTTGATAGCGTCTTATACGGTTGCAGGAAACTTTCTGCATGATGACTTTGCCATGTTTGATGAGCTAGACATAGAAAGCCAGGACTCAGAAGATGACATTGATATCGACTTCTTTGATATCCCTTCATGGAAAAGCGAACGCGGTGGTAAGGTTCTTGTGAATGTAGATAGCTTTGGTGCTGTTGGAGATGGAGTTGCTGATGATACTCAG GCTTTCCAAAAAGCATGGGATACTGCCTGCTCTACACCGAAAGCAGTTCTTTTGGTTCCTCAAGATCGTCGTTATCTTGTCAATGCAACAAAATTCCAAGGGCCATGTGCAGAAAAGTTAGTTATCCAG ATTGATGGAACAATTGTGGCACCAGATGAACCGAAAAACTGGAATCCAAAGTTTGCGCGACAATGGCTTGAATTTTCAAAACTAGAGGGAGCCCTATTCCAAGGCCATGGAGTTATTGATGGCTCAGGCAGCAAATGGTGGGCAGCATCCTGCAAAAAAAACAAGACAAAT CCATGCAAAGGAGCACCAACA GCATTAACTATAGATTCAAGCACAGCTATAAAGGTAAAAGGCCTCACCATACAGAACAGCCAACAgatgaattttattatttctcgGTCAGATTCTGTGCGAATTACTGGTGTACAAGTTACATGTCCAGGAGACAGTCCCAACACTGATGGAATCCATATCACTCAATCAACTAATGTGGTTCTACAAGAAAGCAGAATTTCAACAG GGGATGATTGTGTCTCAATTGTCAATGCCAGCTCCAACATCAAAATGAAAAGAATCTATTGTGGCCCAGGACATGGAATAAG CATTGGAAGTCTTGGAAAGGACAATTCCATTGGCATAGTTACTCAAGTGGTGTTGGATACAGCAGTCCTCAAAGAAACTACCAATGGTGTCAGGATCAAGACTTGGCAG GGAGGTTCTGGTTATGTTCAAGGCGTACGGTTCCAAAATGTGAAGATGATAGATGTAGCCAACCCCATTATTATTGATCAATTCTACTGTGATTCTCCAAAAAGTTGCGAAAATCAG TCATCAGCAGTTAACATAAGCAAGATTATCTACAAGAATATAAGCGGAACAACAAAGAGCGAAAAGGCGATGAAATTCGCTTGCAGCGATTCAGTCCCATGCAGCAACATAGTCCTGAGTAATGTCAACTTGGAGAAGAAAGATGGGACTGTGGAGACCTATTGTAACTCTGCTCAAGGCTCTGGATATGGGACTATTCACCCTTCAGCTGATTGCCTCAGCACTCACGATAACAAGAACATTCAACCGATAATCGATCACAATCATGATATAGTCCACACTGAACTCTGA
- the LOC133037446 gene encoding pentatricopeptide repeat-containing protein At1g74600, chloroplastic, producing MLNIPQKGTWVGRGSMLMSLVRKITTFGIVPKSSSLSLESYCQVNDNDRVYSKNRAIDSFIKVGDFDSALQVFDETPLYDVVSYNLIISGYRRCGLLKESFGFYNEMVSRGIRESESTFSSVLGVCSDAGFYAQGIQVHCRVVLMGFGLNLFVGSSLINLYMQMGQENLALEMFDELPERNLETWNLMLRGLCEVGRVEKLLELYFRMKWDGVQCNGVTFSYLIRGCCCFTNGGSFEEEGRQLHCDAIKLGWVEINVFVANALVDLYSACENLNDARKAFEDIPLKDVISWNSMVWVYANSGLLVDSVKVFSGMQFWGNRPSIRSLVGLLNFASGTRNIGFGKQIHSYAMKMGFDSGSAHIQSALINMYGKCGDIERSVAIYENAEGRTLECCNSLMTSLMHCGCIGDVVEMFGLMVDEGIGIDEVTLSTSLKALSVSALTSLASLKMVHCYAVKLGLESDLAVSCSLIDAYSKCGRIDHSRMVFEQLQTPSTICFTSIINGYAQNGMGSEALKFFQAMIHKSLKPDKVTFLCALAGCNHSGLVKEGKILFDSMKTSYGICPDRQHYSCMVDLLGRAGLLYEAEKLLIKAKGNEDTMMWSSFLRSCRVHKNEKMGRRAAKVLMELEPENPAICLQVSNFYSEVGEFSTSMEIRELAMARKVTREIGHSLIETSNHCLKLQS from the coding sequence ATGTTAAATATACCTCAAAAAGGTACATGGGTAGGACGAGGTTCCATGTTAATGTCCCTTGTACGGAAGATAACGACATTTGGAATCGTACCCAAGTCTTCGTCTTTGAGTTTAGAATCTTACTGCCAAGTCAACGACAATGATAGAGTATATTCCAAGAACAGAGCTATTGATAGTTTTATCAAAGTTGGGGACTTTGATTCTGCTCTCCAAGTGTTCGATGAAACGCCGCTTTATGATGTTGTTTCGTATAACTTGATAATTTCTGGGTACCGTCGTTGTGGGCTTTTGAAAGAGTCTTTTGGGTTTTATAATGAAATGGTTTCTCGAGGAATTCGTGAGAGTGAATCAACGTTTTCCTCTGTATTGGGTGTGTGTAGTGATGCTGGGTTTTATGCTCAAGGGATTCAAGTTCACTGTAGAGTTGTTTTGATGGGTTTTGGTTTGAACTTGTTTGTGGGAAGTTCTcttattaatctttatatgcaAATGGGGCAAGAAAACTTGGCTCTTGAGATGTTTGATGAATTGCCTGAAAGAAATTTGGAGACTTGGAATTTGATGCTACGTGGGTTGTGTGAAGTGGGTCGAGTTGAGAAGTTGTTGGAATTGTATTTTAGGATGAAATGGGATGGTGTTCAGTGCAATGGGGTTACTTTCTCTTATTTGATTcgtggttgttgttgttttacTAATGGTGGATCTTTTGAGGAGGAAGGAAGGCAGCTACATTGTGATGCTATTAAGCTTGGTTGGGTAGAAATAAATGTGTTTGTGGCCAATGCCTTGGTTGATTTATACTCTGCTTGTGAGAATTTAAATGATGCAAGAAAAGCATTTGAAGATATACCTTTAAAAGATGTAATTTCATGGAACTCAATGGTTTGGGTCTATGCCAATAGTGGGCTACTTGTTGATTCAGTTAAAGTATTTTCTGGGATGCAGTTTTGGGGGAACAGACCATCGATTCGATCACTTGTGGGATTACTAAATTTTGCTAGTGGAACCAGGAATATTGGATTTGGGAAGCAGATACACTCTTATGCAATGAAAATGGGATTTGATAGTGGAAGTGCTCATATCCAATCTGCTTTGATAAATATGTATGGCAAATGTGGTGACATAGAGAGATCTGTTGCCATTTATGAAAATGCTGAAGGAAGAACTCTTGAATGTTGTAACTCGTTAATGACATCTTTGATGCATTGTGGCTGTATTGGAGATGTGGTTGAGATGTTTGGTTTGATGGTTGATGAGGGAATTGGAATCGACGAAGTGACTCTTTCGACATCACTGAAAGCGTTATCAGTGTCTGCTTTGACAAGCTTAGCAAGCTTGAAAATGGTGCATTGTTATGCAGTAAAATTAGGACTTGAATCTGATCTTGCAGTTTCCTGCTCTCTGATTGATGCATATTCAAAATGTGGTCGTATCGATCACTCTCGAATGGTCTTTGAACAGCTTCAAACACCAAGCACCATATGTTTTACATCAATCATCAATGGATATGCCCAGAATGGAATGGGAAGTGAAGCTCTTAAATTTTTCCAAGCAATGATCCATAAGAGTCTGAAACCTGATAAAGTTACATTCTTGTGTGCATTAGCAGGGTGCAACCATTCTGGGTTGGTAAAAGAAGGAAAAATTCTGTTTGATTCAATGAAAACTTCATATGGAATTTGCCCTGATCGACAACATTATTCATGTATGGTTGATCTCTTAGGCCGTGCAGGCTTACTATATGAAGCCGAGAAGCTGCTAATTAAGGCAAAGGGAAACGAAGACACGATGATGTGGAGCTCGTTTTTGAGAAGTTGCAGGGTTCATAAGAACGAAAAGATGGGAAGACGAGCAGCCAAAGTCTTGATGGAGCTTGAACCCGAGAATCCTGCAATTTGCTTGCAAGTTTCAAACTTTTACTCTGAAGTTGGGGAGTTTTCGACTTCAATGGAAATTAGAGAGTTGGCAATGGCAAGGAAGGTTACAAGAGAGATTGGTCACAGTTTAATTGAGACCAGCAATCATTGTTTGAAGTTACAATCTTGA
- the LOC133036597 gene encoding uncharacterized protein LOC133036597 has translation MSLFPNARLVNIVFSTSDHCLLFLDPSFRFQANSRRVFRFENDWLRDPKCYAIIQEHWEACVSGNIVDKVGAIQGPLGGWERSLTNNFKERIQSCKTRIDLLKGRLDVESLSEYKEARKHLAEIYHQKEIFWRQRSKQLWLREGDQNTRYFHAAASSRRKNNFIQALKDETGSWVQWGSGLSQVMVDYYTNIFHSRGSNYAEVLDVIQPSIIYEDNVALLQPVLEEEVRHAVFQMHPDKSPEPDGLTPAFYQKCWHIVGTDVVKMVQGFFRSKVMPRGLNDTNLVLIPKKKSPSIMGDLRPIALCNASYKIISKVMANRLKHLLSKIISEFQSAFIPGRLITDNVIVSFEILHYLRHKQQGKNGCMTLKLDMSKAYDRMEWSFLRAILLRMGFAEAWVDMIMECLRTILYNIVHGGESLGPIIPSRGIRQGDPLSSYLFIICAEGLSALIRLYEEREWLHGCRVARGAPCENREEAQRVLELLNTFERASGQKVNLSKSSVFFSSNTDAGTRDFILSTLHTRAADDHSLYLGLPSRVGRNKNVTFRFLKEKVRKRIHKWDSKLLSRAGKEVLLKSVIQSLPTYAMSVFLILLEICKDVDQLMGRYWSHTKSSQGQGIHWRSCDKLCLHKHQGGFGFRNIRDFNLAMLGKQGWRLLTNNSSLVARVFKARYYSQSSFLDAELGANPSYVWRSVLGANLWLRWVRDGVLEPVFLYRFSINLGFLVRNIRMLPLLMWLFMTRDIALIRCIPLSLSSVEDAWFWVLETHGDYSVKSTYRALQVSNGRWNTQDNSGFWRMFWNLKLPHKVKNFLWRGLTCLPTLVALRSKRVHVSSLCLLCNREDETVFHIMVSCTFTKSCLDKVLGGSVGRGEAVVFGSWFDNVCKVQPMDRIERLAMLLWGVWRARNDLVWNNKALSVERVVNAAITYLDSWKNAQLENRVVSPISGPITFGCEQWAKPCFGEIKVNCDAAVFEDDNSFGLGWIAWDHNSLFIDALAVKTYGEPDPFLAEVIPLKEALSWVKGRWVEGGVPTSVVMESDSLLLVQVVQRKKLLLSPVGLLVSDCVALMQSSLLFPISISFVKRSGNQAANFLSRSSGSIPGCVSRGGFVPAGLEAILVADLI, from the exons ATGAGTCTATTTCCGAATGCACGGTTGGTTAACATAGTTTTTTCCACCTCGGATCATTGTCTTCTTTTTTTGGATCCATCTTTTCGATTCCAGGCAAATTCTAGGAGGGTGTTTCGGTTTGAGAATGATTGGTTGCGTGATCCCAAGTGTTATGCTATTATCCAGGAACATTGGGAAGCTTGTGTATCGGGTAACATTGTTGATAAAGTGGGGGCAATTCAGGGTCCTCTTGGTGGGTGGGAAAggagcttaactaacaattttaAGGAGAGAATCCAAAGCTGTAAAACCAGAATTGATCTCCTTAAAGGCCGACTAGATGTGGAGTCTCTGTCTGAATATAAGGAGGCGAGGAAACATCTTGCTGAAATCTATCATCAAAAAGAAATCTTTTGGCGGCAAAGATCGAAGCAATTGTGGCTTAGGGAGGGTGACCAAAATACGAGGTATTTTCACGCTGCTGCTAGCTccagaagaaaaaataatttcattcaGGCGTTAAAAGATGAGACCGGTTCTTGGGTTCAGTGGGGGTCGGGCCTGTCTCAGGTTATGGTAGACTACTACACTAATATTTTTCATTCTCGGGGGTCGAATTATGCGGAGGTTCTTGATGTTATACAACCATCCATAATATATGAGGATAATGTTGCTCTTTTACAGCCAGTTTTGGAGGAGGAGGTAAGGCATGCTGTCTTCCAAATGCATCCAGACAAGTCACCTGAGCCTGATGGTTTGACGCCTGCTTTTTATCAGAAGTGTTGGCATATTGTGGGTACGGATGTTGTTAAGATGGTTCAGGGATTCTTCCGATCTAAGGTCATGCCTCGGGGTCTAAATGATACTAATCTTGTTCTCATTCCAAAGAAGAAGTCTCCTTCTATTATGGGCGATCTGAGGCCTATTGCTCTTTGcaatgcgtcatataaaatcaTTTCGAAAGTCATGGCTAATCGGCTCAAACACTTATTATCGAAGATCATCTCGGAGTTTCAGAGTGCGTTTATTCCTGGGAGGCTCATTACTGATAATGTTATTGTTTCGTTTGAGATCTTACATTATCTTAGACATAAGCAACAAGGGAAGAATGGTTGTATGACTTTAAAACTTGATATGAGTAAGGCATACGATAGGATGGAATGGTCTTTCTTACGAGCTATTTTATTGCGGATGGGGTTTGCGGAGGCTTGGGTTGACATGATCATGGAATGTCTTCGAACGATTTTGTATAATATTGTTCATGGTGGTGAAAGTTTGGGTCCTATTATCCCATCTCGGGGAATTCGCCAAGGAGATCCGTTATCGTCGTATCTGTTTATCATCTGTGCAGAGGGTTTGTCTGCTCTTATTCGGTTGTATGAAGAGAGGGAGTGGCTTCATGGTTGTCGGGTGGCTAGGGGGGCTCCTTGT GAAAACAGAGAAGAGGCTCAACGGGTCCTGGAGTTGCTTAACACTTTTGAGCGGGCGTCGGGCCAAAAGGTGAACCTTAGTAAGTCTTCTGTTTTCTTCAGTTCGAATACTGATGCCGGGACTCGTGATTTTATTTTGTCTACTCTTCATACGAGGGCGGCGGATGATCATAGTTTGTATCTTGGGCTGCCTAGTAGGGTGGGAAGAAATAAGAATGTCACTTTCCGCTTCCTAAAAGAGAAGGTGAGGAAAAGAATTCACAAGTGGGATAGTAAACTCTTGTCTAGAGCGGGGAAGGAAGTGCTTTTGAAGTCGGTTATTCAATCTTTACCGACTTATGCTATGAGTGTTTTCTTGATCCTGTTGGAGATTTGTAAGGATGTGGATCAGCTTATGGGTAGATATTGGTCGCATACAAAGTCGTCGCAAGGCCAAGGTATTCATTGGAGGAGTTGTGATAAGCTGTGCTTGCATAAGCACCAAGGGGGATTTGGGTTTCGGAATATCAGGGATTTTAATTTAGCGATGTTAGGAAAGCAAGGTTGGAGGCTTTTGACAAATAATAGTTCCTTAGTGGCGCGGGTTTTTAAAGCCAGGTATTACTCCCAGTCCTCGTTTCTTGATGCTGAGCTAGGTGCTAATCCAAGCTACGTGTGGCGGAGTGTTCTAGGGGCAAATCTGTGGTTAAGATGGGTGCGAGATGGTGTGTTGGAGCCGGTTTTTCTATATCGGTTCTCAATCAACCTTGGCTTCCTTGTAAGGAATATCCGTATGTTACCTCTTCTCATGTGGCTCTTCATGACT aggGATATTGCTTTGATTCGTTGTATTCCGTTGTCTCTGTCTTCGGTTGAGGATGCTTGGTTTTGGGTGTTGGAGACACATGGGGATTATTCTGTCAAAAGTACTTATCGCGCCTTACAAGTAAGCAATGGTAGGTGGAATACTCAAGACaattcaggtttttggaggatgTTTTGGAACTTGAAATTGCCTCATAAGGTGAAGAATTTTCTTTGGCGGGGGCTTACTTGTCTTCCTACTCTTGTGGCGCTGCGGTCTAAAAGGGTCCACGTGAGCAGTTTGTGTTTGCTGTGCAATCGGGAGGATGAGACAGTTTTTCATATCATGGTTAGCTGCACTTTTACTAAGAGTTGTCTGGACAAGGTGCTGGGAGGGTCGGTAGGAAGGGGTGAAGCTGTTGTGTTTGGCAGCTGGTTTGATAACGTTTGTAAGGTGCAGCCTATGGATCGTATTGAGAGGCTTGCTATGCTTCTTTGGGGAGTTTGGAGGGCTCGTAATGACTTGGTTTGGAATAATAAGGCTTTGTCAGTAGAGAGGGTGGTGAATGCTGCAATTACTTACCTTGATTCTTGGAAGAATGCTCAGCTGGAAAATAGAGTTGTGTCGCCAATTTCTGGTCCGATTACTTTCGGGTGTGAGCAATGGGCTAAACCTTGTTTTGGTGAGATTAAGGTTAATTGTGATGCTGCTGTCTTTGAGGATGACAATAGTTTCGGTTTGGGGTGGATTGCTTGGGATCATAATAGTTTATTCATTGATGCGCTGGCGGTTAAAACTTATGGTGAGCCCGACCCGTTTTTGGCTGAAGTTATACCGTTAAAGGAGGCGCTCAGTTGGGTGAAGGGAAGGTGGGTTGAGGGGGGTGTGCCTACTAGTGTAGTCATGGAGTCGGACTCACTGCTGCTAGTGCAAGTCGTACAACGGAAAAAGCTTTTGTTGTCTCCGGTGGGGCTTTTAGTTTCAGATTGTGTTGCTCTTATGCAATCCTCTCTTTTGTTTCCTATTTCAATTAGTTTTGTTAAACGGTCCGGGAACCAGGCGGCTAACTTTTTGTCTCGTTCTTCTGGTTCTATTCCTGGCTGTGTTTCCCGCGGGGGTTTTGTCCCTGCTGGTTTGGAAGCTATCTTGGTAGCtgatttgatttaa
- the LOC133037449 gene encoding uncharacterized protein LOC133037449 codes for MASTYPSCHFYSSSSSLIPNSSSTTHSSTLSYFPSISSFSGNSLTKADSFSSRLHAKFDKFQGDPTQQNLEDATTPLSSQSVQEQVEEDDSCLPSDLEGAVRQSSEASALFVSSGGTRAIVELLIPQLQFLDDEGAQAELWELSRIFLDTLIQETGCQKVKAVFPDAGAAALLKYTWKDATFGFSSLSDRKPVEKEDEIVVMVVPDYQMLGYVEKIAADLSDDPPRPLIMWNPRLISEDVGVGFNVRKLRRYFLSTFTTVYSMRPMAAGAVFRCYPGLWKVFYDDKDRPNRYLLAEELVRRPDAEDLELIFGDVQENSEQGQSLFDRAAGIFSSINRFMRVISK; via the exons ATGGCTTCCACATACCCAAGTTGCCATTTttattcttcttcatcatcattaATACCCAATTCATCTTCAACCACTCACTCCTCTACCTTATCCTATTTTCCTTCCATCTCTAGTTTCAGTGGAAATTCACTCACCAAAGCTGATTCTTTTAGCTCAAGACTACATGCTAAGTTTGATAAATTTCAGGGGGACCCTACTCAGCAAAATCTTGAAGATGCCACCACTCCTTTATCTTCTCAATCAGTTCAAGAACAAGTGGAAGAAGATGACAG TTGCTTGCCTTCTGATTTGGAAGGGGCAGTCCGACAATCAAGTGAAGCAAGTGCATTATTTGTATCTTCAGGAGGAACAAGAGCCATA GTTGAACTCCTAATCCCCCAGCTGCAGTTTCTAGATGATGAAGGTGCACAAGCTGAGCTCTGGGAACTTTCTCGAATTTTCTTGGATACACTTATTCAAGAAACCGGGTGTCAG AAAGTTAAAGCTGTATTTCCGGATGCTGGTGCTGCAGCACTACTAAAATATACATGGAAAGATGCTACTTTTGGATTCTCCAG CTTAAGTGACCGGAAGCCTGTTGAGAAAGAAGACGAAATTGTGGTTATGGTTGTTCCTGATTATCAGATGCTGGGATATGTAGAGAAAATTGCAGCTGATCTTTCAGATGATCCG CCAAGGCCTCTCATAATGTGGAATCCACGTCTCATTAGCGAGGATGTTGGAGTTGGATTCAATGTTCGAAAGTTAAGGCGCTACTTTCTTAG CACCTTTACAACAGTCTACTCAATGAGGCCTATGGCAGCTGGTGCAGTGTTTAGATGTTATCCAGG ATTGTGGAAGGTGTTCTATGATGATAAGGATAGACCAAACAGATATCTTCTTGCCGAAGAACTTGTTCGACGTCCAGATGCCGAAGACCTTGAG CTGATATTTGGAGATGTACAAGAAAATTCAGAGCAGGGTCAATCTCTTTTTGATAGAGCTGCAGGCATCTTCTCTTCAATAAATCGATTTATGAGGGTCATTTCGAAATAA